The Acinetobacter chinensis genomic sequence CCTGAACTCAGACTGAGTATTGCAGACTGGTTAAGTCAGCGATTTAAACTGAACAGTATCAGTGCTGAAGATCATGTCCTTCCCGTATCAGGGACTCGTGAAGCAATTTTTTCTTTTGTACAGGCTCTGGTCAATCGTGACGATGCACCTTATGTCGTTATGCCAAATCCTTTTTACCAGATATATGAAGGAGCAACTCTGCTTTCCGGTGCACAACCTTACTTCATTAACTGCACTGAAGAAAATGGATATCTGGGTGACTTCGATGCTGTTCCTGCCGAAGTCTGGGAAAAAACCGCACTGCTGTTTGTCTGCACCCCCGGCAACCCAACAGGTGCTGTCCTGTCCAAAGAACAGTTTAAAAAACTGATTGCTCTTTCAGATCAGTATAATTTTGTCATTGCTTCAGACGAATGTTATTCGGAACTCTGGTTTGATCAGGCTCCAGTCGGCTTACTGGAAGTCTGTGCTGAAATGGGTCGTAACGACTATAAAAACTGTGTGGTGTTCCATTCACTGTCGAAGCGCTCCAACTTACCGGGTATGCGCTCTGGCTTCGTCGCTGGCGATGCAGCACTGATGAAACCTTAT encodes the following:
- the dapC gene encoding succinyldiaminopimelate transaminase, translated to MNSSLSLLHPYPFEKLSKLFQDVKPADLPLIPLSIGEPKHPAPEFVKQAIIDNFHHLSTYPNSKGLPELRLSIADWLSQRFKLNSISAEDHVLPVSGTREAIFSFVQALVNRDDAPYVVMPNPFYQIYEGATLLSGAQPYFINCTEENGYLGDFDAVPAEVWEKTALLFVCTPGNPTGAVLSKEQFKKLIALSDQYNFVIASDECYSELWFDQAPVGLLEVCAEMGRNDYKNCVVFHSLSKRSNLPGMRSGFVAGDAALMKPYLKYRTYHGAAMPVQHQLASIAAWNDESHVEENRRLYRAKFDLFQQELGSLLPLQKPDAGFYYWLKVDNDETFAKRLMEQAHIKVLPGRYLSRETSQGNPGENHVRMALVADIAQCEQVVQRLKNIL